A window of Bacteroidetes bacterium SB0662_bin_6 genomic DNA:
GGAACCCGGGCGGTCGGGGACTACCTGCACGAAGAGGATACGTTCGGAACGATTACGGCGGGAAGCCGGGCGGATCTCATCCTGCTCAACAGCAACCCTCTTGAGGACATAATGCGTGTGTTCGACCGGGCCGGGGTAATGGCGCGCGGGCAGTGGGTATCCGAATCGGATATACAGGAACGCCTTGCAGAGATTGCGGCAGGATATCAGTAGGATCCCGAAGTCCCCTGCACATACACGCTTATCGCTTCCGGACCAGCGTGACGCCGTCTGCAATGGGCAGCATGCAGCAGTCCACGCGGTCGTCGTGTGCAATGGCGGTGTTAAGCGCCGCAATGGCGCGGGTGCTGGCGTCGTCTTCGGCAGGATCGAGGACGCGGCCATCGCGCAACACGTTGTCCAGGGCCGCAACGCCTCCCGGGCGCAGAAGCTGCAGGACCAGCTCGTAGTAGATGCCGTACGATTCCTTGTCGGCGTCAATGAATGCAAAATCGTACGTGCCTGCGCGCGCTTCGTCAAGTAATGCCCGCAACGTATCCGCCGCATCTCCCGGACGGAATTCGATTTTGTCCTCCACGCCCGCTTCACGCCAGTTGCGGCGGGCTACGCGCGCATATTCCTCACTCACGTCACACGCCGTCAGGAGGCCGTCGTCCGGAAGCGCCTGGGCGACCACAATGGAACTGTATCCGGTGAACACGCCGACTTCGAGGGCGCGGCGGGCGCCGGTCATGCGCACGAGCATCGCCATGAACGCCCCCTGTTCCGGCGCAATCTGCATCTGGGCTTCCTCCATGGACGCGGTCTCTTCCCGCAATCGCCGCAACACGTCGCTCTCGCGAACGGCGTGACGGACCAGGTATTCATGGAGTTCGGGGGAAAGCCCTATGCTTCGGTTCGACATGGAAGAAACAGATTACATGTGAAAATGGATACGCTCCTCTCCTACACGCCCGCATCCTCAAACACGCGCCGGACCATAGCCTGCGCCTCCTCCTGGATTTGCCGGAGATGTTCTTCCCCGAGAAAACTCTCCGCATAAATCTTGTACAACTCTTCCGTACCGGAGGGTCTTGCGGCAAACCACCCGTTCTCCGTAACCACCTTGAGACCCCCGATCGGAGCATCGTTGCCCGGCGCCTGCGTGAGCTTCGCGGCAATCGGCTCGCCGGCAAGCCCGGCGGCGGTCACCTGCTCGGGAGCAAGGCTTGCAAGCACTGCCTTCTGCGAGCGGGTGGCGGGCGCATCCATGCGTTCGTATACGGGAGATCCGAAACGGTCCTCCAGAAGCGCATAGTGTTCAGCGGGGTCTTTGCCCGTCACAGCGGTTATCTCCGCGGCAAGCAGATTGAGAATGATACCATCCTTGTCGGTCGTCCATACCGAGCCGTCCTTGCGCAGGAACGATGCCCCGGCGCTCTCCTCTCCGCCAAAACCGTAGGACCCATCGACCAGCCCGTCCACGAACCACTTGAACCCCACCGGGACTTCCGCAAGGCGCCGTCCCAGGCCGTCAGCCACCCGATCAATCATGGAACTGGATACGAGGGTCTTGCCGATCGCTGCGGCCCCGGGCCAGCGCGGGCGATGCTGGAACAGGTATCCGATCGCGACGGACAGGTAATGATTGGGACGCATCAATCCGCTTGTCTTCGTCACGACGCCATGCCGGTCAAAATCGGGATCGTTGCCGAACGCGATATCGAACCGGTCTTTCAGCCCGACGAGGCTTGCCATGGCGTACGGCGAGGAACAATCCATGCGGATTTTCCCGTCCCTGTCGAGCGTCATGAACGAAAAGGTCGGATCCAGGACGGGGTTGACCACCTTGATGTCGAGTCCGTACCGGTCTGCCACAGGCTCCCAGTACGCTACCCCCGCCCCGCCCATGGGATCGGCGCCGATCTTCAGACCGGAGGACGCAACAGCTTCCATGTCCAGCACCTGGGCGAGGTCCTCTACATACGGCGTCATAAAATCCACTTCCCGGGTCGTATCCGCCTTGCGGGCCTGCATGATCGTCGTGCGCCGGATCCCCTGCAAACCGGTTTCGAGGAGTTCGTTCGCCCGATCCTGGATCTGCCCGGTCGTTGCCGCATCGGCAGGCCCCCCTGTAGGCGGATTATACTTGAACCCCCCGTCCTCCGGAGGATTATGGGACGGGGTGATGATGACGCCGTCCGCCAGCCCGCCTGTACGTTGTGCGTTATACCGGAGAATAGCGTGCGACAGCACAGGGGTAGGCGTGTAGCCCTGTCCCT
This region includes:
- a CDS encoding methyltransferase domain-containing protein, with product MSNRSIGLSPELHEYLVRHAVRESDVLRRLREETASMEEAQMQIAPEQGAFMAMLVRMTGARRALEVGVFTGYSSIVVAQALPDDGLLTACDVSEEYARVARRNWREAGVEDKIEFRPGDAADTLRALLDEARAGTYDFAFIDADKESYGIYYELVLQLLRPGGVAALDNVLRDGRVLDPAEDDASTRAIAALNTAIAHDDRVDCCMLPIADGVTLVRKR
- a CDS encoding alpha-D-glucose phosphate-specific phosphoglucomutase, whose amino-acid sequence is MAHHALAGKPVPSDLLVNIPRLIAAYFSVRPDPRDPGQRVAFGTSGHRGTSPGGSFNDDHIAAICQATAEVRAANGIDGPLLIGMDTHALSEAAFTTALEVFAGNEVIVHVEKGQGYTPTPVLSHAILRYNAQRTGGLADGVIITPSHNPPEDGGFKYNPPTGGPADAATTGQIQDRANELLETGLQGIRRTTIMQARKADTTREVDFMTPYVEDLAQVLDMEAVASSGLKIGADPMGGAGVAYWEPVADRYGLDIKVVNPVLDPTFSFMTLDRDGKIRMDCSSPYAMASLVGLKDRFDIAFGNDPDFDRHGVVTKTSGLMRPNHYLSVAIGYLFQHRPRWPGAAAIGKTLVSSSMIDRVADGLGRRLAEVPVGFKWFVDGLVDGSYGFGGEESAGASFLRKDGSVWTTDKDGIILNLLAAEITAVTGKDPAEHYALLEDRFGSPVYERMDAPATRSQKAVLASLAPEQVTAAGLAGEPIAAKLTQAPGNDAPIGGLKVVTENGWFAARPSGTEELYKIYAESFLGEEHLRQIQEEAQAMVRRVFEDAGV